One window of the Macaca thibetana thibetana isolate TM-01 chromosome 1, ASM2454274v1, whole genome shotgun sequence genome contains the following:
- the NGF gene encoding beta-nerve growth factor produces MSMLFYTLITAFLIGIQAEPHSESNVPAGHTIPQAHWTKLQHSLDTALRRVRSAPAVAIAARVAGQTRNITVDPRLFKKRRLRSPRVLFSTQPPPEAADTQDLDFEVGGAAPFNRTHRSKRSSSHPIFHRGEFSVCDSVSVWVGDKTTATDIKGKEVMVLGEVNINNSVFKQYFFETKCRDPNPVDSGCRGIDSKHWNSYCTTTHTFVKALTMDGKQAAWRFIRIDTACVCVLSRKAVRRA; encoded by the coding sequence ATGTCCATGTTGTTCTACACTCTGATCACAGCTTTTCTGATCGGCATACAGGCAGAACCACACTCAGAGAGCAATGTCCCTGCAGGACACACCATCCCCCAAGCCCACTGGACTAAACTTCAGCATTCCCTTGACACGGCCCTTCGCAGAGTCCGCAGCGCCCCGGCAGTGGCGATAGCTGCACGAGTGGCAGGGCAGACCCGCAACATTACTGTGGACCCCAGGCTGTTTAAAAAGCGGCGACTCCGTTCACCCCGTGTGCTGTTTAGCACTCAGCCCCCACCTGAAGCTGCAGACACTCAGGATCTGGACTTTGAGGTCGGTGGTGCTGCCCCCTTCAACAGGACTCACAGGAGCAAGCGGTCATCGTCCCACCCCATCTTCCACAGGGGCGAGTTCTCGGTGTGTGACAGTGTCAGCGTGTGGGTTGGGGATAAGACCACCGCCACAGACATCAAGGGCAAGGAGGTGATGGTGTTGGGAGAGGTGAACATTAACAACAGTGTATTCAAACAGTACTTTTTTGAGACCAAGTGCCGGGACCCAAATCCCGTTGACAGCGGGTGCCGGGGCATTGACTCAAAGCATTGGAACTCATATTGTACCACGACTCACACCTTTGTCAAGGCGCTGACCATGGATGGCAAGCAGGCTGCCTGGCGATTTATCCGGATCGACacggcctgtgtgtgtgtgctcagcaGGAAGGCTGTGAGAAGAGCCTGA